GCTGTCCGTTTATCACCTATCGCTTTCTTGAACACTAGACTTCACAGCTGATTGCTATTAATAACTCGAGGAGGACCACTGTTGGTGATAATTTTACAGAAGCATTTCTGGCGCATATATTATGACCCCATATATCTTAGAGCATATCTATTTCAAAAAATTCTTATCAAGTACTCCATAAAAAACCATTCTTACACTTACCTTCATCTTATTAATTAACTATGAGaacttttttaaatttcttataattttattttgaaaaactgTTGAAATAAGAGTgctctttcttttaaaaaaatctcattttagataataaattcTCTTagcattaaataattttaatttttcatgtACGTACTACGTAGGTTACGTTGAATATATCCATGCAACGTTTTTTGGTAAACATATCCATGCAACGTTAATTACCATGTACTATAAAACAATGACATATAATTCTACATTTAATTATTTGCATGTAATCATTTTCTTCAACTCCTTGTTCAATTTGGTTCCCTGATTTGGAAATGACAATAATACCATCGACCCAAGGCCGGTCATAAAATCTAGGGGACCATAGgtgatttattaaaaatttcaacaatttttttttaatatgttcggggtctaaactttttttttaaacctatttcaatgtaatttatttttcaaaaattagaGGTATAAGACTAATATTTCATCAGGAGGCTTGTTCGAAGACAGGCCACATGCATCAACGTTATCCCCAAGGTCCAAGCCTTCATAAAATGCGACTAGGGTCTAAACCAGAGCTGGTCCTGAgatttaaaatctattcgggagtcctattcaaaaataaataaaaatttatttttttaaatttaaaatcgataataattttcttataacgaaaattttatttgtattatatattttatttaaataaaagttattgGTTTCAGTTACcataatagtaatatatttttattgtagttttaatcattttaaattataataaccCAAAATCTAATATTTCTATTAAATTTATGCATAATAAAAGTCCatgttactttttattttacatttgaattatatataaatatatgaatatacatagaaatttatatatagaaataaatatagaaaccaataatttttgaaaaaaaaagtaaaaaaaaattgttaaccaGGGGCCCTACAAAGTGAGGGCCCCAATCAAATGTTTCATAATCATGTGCTCAAGCCCGGTTCTGGTCTAAACAGAGAGTGTGTTACCAAATAAGACactttgttatatttttaatactttaagaTACTTATTGTTGAACAGATATTTATTTGATGTGCTATCTTTATTTCTAACCAAAATATCCCTCGTTGATGGATCTAAGACAGAAAAAAGTGTCGTTTTGTTTTGTGTATAGACAGTGGAGAccacttctttttctttcctttgttattgttattattatttagtttacttcttaatattttatttttctttatttttaaattgaatattatatataacaaatttgttatgtaataaattatattttttattttcgaTAATTTGATATCCATTTTTTTTGAACAgctatttcattaaaataaaaaccctTAAACAGAGGAAAGATCCGAAGCAAGCAGAGCACCTTTAACAAGTGTATCAACAGCTTGGTTGTTCTGGCGAgaaatgtaaataaaagaaattacaGAGAACTCAAAAGACAAGTCAAGAATATCATGGATGAACcactttgatatatatttttgttatgttttgaaatctatacataaaaattataaaagagaAGTAGACAAAAGAAATTGTGGATATGACACTTTGATTATGCGTATCCACAAGATGGCTAAAGAATTACAGTATTTTTAgcaatttaaatataaaaatataaaagatttgTTTTAGGAATTAGATAAAAAGCCATCCACAAAAATATATCGATATATAAAAAACAGTTTTAGGAATTAGATGTTTTGTGGACAAAGAATAATTGGATATATATGTTATAGATAGATAAAAAATATGGGTTAATTAATTGTGAgcacataaattatatataaattgtgaACACACATTTTCATACATTTTGTGTAATTATATAGAAACTTGTATAcatatgaattataaaaaaatttcaaatctgaaaaagttgaaaaaaattgatttttttttgtgaagtaGATGTTTTGTgagaaagaaaaattgaaagaaaattGTTGAGAAGCCATccacaaaaatatattgatatataaaaaacagTTTTAGGAATTAGATGTTTTGTGGACAAAGAATTAGTGGATATAGATGTTGTGGATAGATAAAAATATGGGTTAATAAATTGTGaacacataaattatatttaaattgtgtatacatattttcatacattttttgaaattatatagaAACTTGTGTACGTATGAATTATATAGAATTTCAAATCCGAAAAAAAGAACTTCAAATCCGGtcaaaattgattttaataCTGATACCTTGACCATTTCACCAGAGACATCAAATTTATGCTTTAATATTTGGGAGTTCTATCACGAAACTAATCCATAAACCTATACACGTACATAAATgtataaacttatttttatgaaaaaacgTCTATCCACACACGTATTGAACTATATACTAATTGAAAGACAAATTTGAGTTTTGGAGAAAATTGAGATATCTTATCTTTAACTTTTGTCAAAATAGTGGGTGGAGAGAAAGAATGAATTACTTTTTTAAAGGATATTATATAGTAATAATAACTAATAGGTTTTGACCACAATAATTGAGTTAATCAATTATATTACATCGCGAGattaatgacaaaaaatatttataattccaatataatttttaattggttataagaatttaaataaattagtagTAAATTTCCTATATTAACCGAAACCAGAATGCTTTATGAAAATTGCGTATATTAGTTTCTTATTTTCTGACTACTGCATAAATTACGGTCAAgcgtaaaattaacaaaatgaaTAGCAAAATGAATCAAgtaaatatatgaaatgaatattattagattttgatATTCTAACCGAAACGATTATATTCCCTTTATACGACGTATATCATGAAACAAATTATATTGTCCAGTCTCCAAAGATTGTGACTTATCtaataaaatcaaatgaaaCCAATAATATCTTAAGCAAAATAACTGATATGTATATAAGtcatataaaataacatatatgaatacgaacaatttatatttattgtgtATAATCAACTTATAATATTGCCAATAAACAAAACTTACGATATTCACATAAATACTTACATGTATTGCAAACTATAAAATGagaataacaaacaaacaaataaaataagaacaacaaacaaacaataaataTGTTCATCACCTATAATATAATCGCCATCATCTAGATTCATCATTAAATATGAACACCAcattgtataaaaaatatatggagTGTCTCACCATTCAGTTATAGTTTTTCGGAATTATGGTTGTTTTGGTACAAACTCGTGAAATACAACTATAATACTTCTCACAATATCGATAATGtaaaatcaataatataatATGGTGAGTGATGTAGCATACATGAGTGAGTCTTAGTACAAAACTCGTGAGATACAACTATAGTACTTGTGAGATATAACTATTTTACTCAAGATAAAATGACTTAAAAAAGGTAATAAGGCTAATCAAATCTTCGAAATTACACTATCCATAACGTCTTATATGCGATAATTATATTTGAGGgtgaagtttatttttaaaaatacacctcaaataataataaaaaagaaaattaagagaattcataaacaatttttaataaattggcTTTAAGTGCTTTTGCTACTGTGTGagtattataaatatttccttacTAGATATATAACATAATCGGGTAATCTcgatagtttttatttatttttcgttatttttattagatatatATCACAGatgtatgtatttttaaaaatcgttttgatcgattacaaatttataaaatattgtcCATGCTTAATTCTTAAATGTGAGAGAGTGTTAATGAAATAAAAGTTCCACATTGATagttgtatgtatatatatacacatcatTACTCTAACTCTTACTCTTACTCAACTCTTCACTCATCAccagagaaaataaaatacagacTTAACAGAAAAATCTAAGAGAATCGAAATGAAGTTCGAGAAGGAGTTTTCGTCTCAGATGGTGACAGAGTGCAACCATTACATGGATTACGGTTCTCTCAAAAAATATCTCAAACCCAGAGACGCCAATGCACTTACTCGTGGTGTCGCCAAAAATCACCACGACGGAGGACTAAACCGGGAAACGACTTCGTTTAACGGTTTACAACTCTCGATTGCGGAAAGTCGAATGACGGCGGGGACGATTCAAGTGAAGACCACCGCGGATGGCGGGTGCGAGACGACGTTTCTGGATGAGAAAGGAGGAGAGTTCTACATTGAGTTTTTCTTTTCACTAGACAAAGAATTTAATAAAGTCAGTAAGTTTTACGGAGAGAAAGTTAAGGAAATGTTGGAAAAAAACAAGGAGCTTACCAAAGACATGGCCGCTTTCATTAAGAGTTCATCGTCGGAAAAAAAGAGTTCATCGTCGGGAAGGAAGGAGGAGATGGCTCCATTGGCACCTGGTATTGATTCTTCCACGGATACAACCTCTTCTCATACTCCCACCGGAGCTAAATCCAGTAAGCAACAATAAACACAACTACTTTTCCACCACTCACTGACTCTCACAGTGAGCACACAATATGAATTCAAAACGGGTTCCATTACCATTTTTATGTCCGGTATAATCAACTTTGACAGTTGCAAAGCCGGTTTTTATCAGTTTCGTGGTTTCCGGCTACCAAACCGGATTACAGTTGGTCCAAAAAAATTTCCCCGGTTTAATAAGATTAACAAAGGAAGTagtttttgatatttgattGTCGTTCGTTAAATAATCTGTCGACTCAAATTGCAACTTTCGATAGAATTAAAATTCCACTTTTTGGTCTATTTAAATCTAACTTTTCATGCATGTATGTTTTCGTAATGaacaattttctaaaatttatatctAATGTATTCTTTTTTTACATCAGAATACTTATATTCAGTAGAGGAGCCAgctcaaattttttttctgcGGTAAATTGCATATCAAATATATGTTACTggtttaataaattaaactagcgttagtttttattattttactataataCTTGTATATCTATGAAGCAAGAGTATAATAGTCTTTCGTCTTTCTAAtgcaaaatgtattttttaaaaaaattcgtCTTTCTAATgcaaaatgtatttttaaaaatgttattttaatgaaGGTTAATATGATTATGATATCAATaatgtgataaaaataaaaatttctccatttttattctatatccAAATGAAATGAAATTAGTTTCTATTTGTAGATTATTAAAATGATGAACTTTGGtataatttttataagtattttactatagaataattagtttaaattattgagtgaaaataattaaaagaaaactagataactaataataatagaatATGTGTGAGAGTGGATCCCAATTTATTTGCTTTGAACTAGTTGTAAATATTCAACAATTATGAAtccacatatatttttaaaaagtttaacacTAATCTTAACTTTGGtataatttttataagtattttactatagaataattagtttaaattattgagtgaaaataattaaaagaaaactagataactaataataatagaatATGTGTGAGAGTGGATCCCAATTTATTTGCTTTGAACTAGTTGTAAATATTCAACAATTATGAAtccacatatatttttaaaaagtttaacacTAATCTTACATTGGTTTCAACGGTTGAAAATATTATTCACTATGCCCATTGTTGATGGTCTAAGAGAGACTAAGCTTAAGATAAAACACTTTTCGGTAACCAACCGAAAGAGTGCAAAGactaaaaaaagttttaaacaattcatttcatttttttttgaatgaatgtagtCAAAAACTTATATTACATTTACATCAAGTGCAACTGTTGTTCTTCtgagttaaaaaaacaaaaaaaaaaaatcttttaacaTCCAGTCATTAGCACTGCACTGTACCAAACCTTATTAAAGATGGTTTCAATTAAGTTCCGGTTGATACAAATCGTGGCGAAACGTACCAAACctacatttcaaaaaaaaaaaaaaatcttgacaTCAACCTACATTTCAAATTTGTAGCGGAAGTTGATAAAGAAGCTCAGATACTAGAGGGAGAGTCGAGCAGACCTAGGCAATTAAATGGAGCGATGGAATCGTCGGCTGAAGTGAATATGAGCCTGTGCATGAAGTTAAAATTAACCGTTCAGAATTGGAAAGAAAGGAAGAAATTGAAGCAGGCTTACATCAAGTTTTATCGGGAACTTCTGGATCTCACAAGCTACAGGTGTGTATAAGTTTAGTAGTATTCCAAAAAATTTAATCTCTTTGTATTTGTCTATGATTGATGTTGTTTTCGATATTGTAAACGAAGCTCTTCGAATGTAGAGGCATTCTCGAAGATATTGAAGAAGTATGATGAGGTAAGGTTTGAGACATTGAGttagagttatatatatatatatatatatatattaaatgactGTGCTCGACGAAATGTATGTTTATAGAAAACTTCGTGGAATGCAAGGAAGCGTTACATGGAATATGTTGATGCTTCAGAGCTTAAAAGAACTGATGATGTAAGAGGTTTATGAGATTTTGAACCAATTGGTAGAGAGTATTTTCATTCGTCAaatcctctgtttttattttcatcttcTCTCCTCTGTTACGAGAGGTCGTGGAACTCACAAAGCGTGTTGAAGATAATTTCATAAAGCATTTTGCAAATGCTAATCGAACCAAAGGAATGAAAACTTTACGGCCTAAAGAGAAACGAGAGAGACATAGACTTACATTTTCCACAggtaaaaaataagaaacttgCATCAATTGGTTTTGAAATTCTATCTTTGTCTTTGTCGGGGCTTATAATGAGGATATTGGTTTCAGGTTTCATGGCTGGATGCGTTTTCTCTCTTATAGTGGCTCTTACTGCGATTATCCGCACCCGAAATATCTTGCAGAACGATGGCCAGGATGCATACATGAATACTATGTTCCCACTTTATAGGTAAATAGCTTAGTAAAAACTTGTCCTTTCTTCTTTAGATATTTACACTGATTTTTCTTAGATGTTGATGTCTTCTCTGCTGTTTCTTGCAGCTGGTTCGGTTTTGTCATGCTGCATATCATCATGTACGCTGCAAATTTATACTTCTGGAGGCGATATAAAGTTAACTATTCCAAAATATTTGGGTTCGAGCAAGGAACAGAACTTGGAGACAGGCAAGTCCTGCTTGTGGCTTTCACCATTGGCGTCTTTGCATTGCTTTGTGTTCTTGGAAATCTTGACATGGAGGTGGATCCCAATACGAAACACTATAAAAAAGTCACcgaacttcttcctcttttcctACTTATTGTGAGTTCCAAAATCCGGAAATTGGAATTTTtctgttttgtaataaaaaaaaaaaaatcagccatgtttgttatgttttgttttccaATTTTGCAGGGTATATTTGGGGTTCTATTTTTTCCATTCAAATACTTTTATCACGCGAACCGAAAATTCTACCTTACATGTTTGCTTCACTGCATTGCCGCTCCTTTTTATGAGGTAAACCAGATATCGAATAAGCTTGTTAACCAGAAGGAAAGAATCTTGTATATTCCAATTTACAGTATTAGTAGGTCTTGAACcgtccattttttttttcccattTCTCATGTAGGTATCATTTGCTGATAGCTTCTTCGGCGCTCAATTCACTAGCCAGGTTCAAGCTCTTCGAAGCTTCGAGTTCTACATATGTTACTATGGTTGGGGAGACTTCAAGCGCAGAAAAAACACTTGTACCGATTCTCATGCGTAcaaagctttcttcttcatagTTGCTGTCATCCCTTTCCTCTCTCGCCTCCTTCAGGTACAACATTAGCTTCTTTtctccaaaagaaaaacttaacaTCTCTAGCTAGCCTTCCTTCATTTATTCAATAACTAAACTTGTACTCAATGCAGTGCCTGCGACGGTTGTTTGATGATAAAGATAAAAGA
The Raphanus sativus cultivar WK10039 chromosome 1, ASM80110v3, whole genome shotgun sequence DNA segment above includes these coding regions:
- the LOC108808698 gene encoding phosphate transporter PHO1 homolog 3 isoform X3, with the translated sequence MKFEKEFSSQMVTECNHYMDYGSLKKYLKPRDANALTRGVAKNHHDGGLNRETTSFNGLQLSIAESRMTAGTIQVKTTADGGCETTFLDEKGGEFYIEFFFSLDKEFNKVSKFYGEKVKEMLEKNKELTKDMAAFIKSSSSEKKSSSSGRKEEMAPLAPGIDSSTDTTSSHTPTGAKSTEVDKEAQILEGESSRPRQLNGAMESSAEVNMSLCMKLKLTVQNWKERKKLKQAYIKFYRELLDLTSYSSSNVEAFSKILKKYDEKTSWNARKRYMEYVDASELKRTDDVVELTKRVEDNFIKHFANANRTKGMKTLRPKEKRERHRLTFSTGFMAGCVFSLIVALTAIIRTRNILQNDGQDAYMNTMFPLYSWFGFVMLHIIMYAANLYFWRRYKVNYSKIFGFEQGTELGDRQVLLVAFTIGVFALLCVLGNLDMEVDPNTKHYKKVTELLPLFLLIGIFGVLFFPFKYFYHANRKFYLTCLLHCIAAPFYEVSFADSFFGAQFTSQVQALRSFEFYICYYGWGDFKRRKNTCTDSHAYKAFFFIVAVIPFLSRLLQCLRRLFDDKDKRKDHRWNGVKYFLTIVAVCFRTAYSIQPRQIAWRVIAIIFSVVAAIFGTYWDFVHDWGLLQRGSENRWLWLRDDLLIPQKEVYFIAMILNVLLRFAWIQTVLGFSFPFRHSSQTMVAVVASLEIIRRGIWNFFRLENEHLKNVKDGSKTV